Proteins encoded within one genomic window of Paludisphaera rhizosphaerae:
- a CDS encoding dipeptidase — translation MMEARVAGAWTCAAMAMVFAGSAKAQADDLPPVSERARAVHAAGMLFDGHNDYPWLMRAQNDLGMKKFDFAGHVEPGQTDVPRLRKGGLKAQFWSVYIPSEHANPTKTVVEQIDFVNRLVEKYPNDLQLALTADDVEKAVKAGKIASLIGIEGGVAIDDSFAELRAFHALGARYMTLTHNKTLAWADAASDEHKHGGLTPFGERIVAEMNRLGMLVDISHVSAETMDDVLRVAKAPVIASHSSAFALCPVPRNVPDDILARLKSNGGVVMVNFYSGFLVPESGKKSREAKAAIRKAHPDKAERDKALADWYKNDAKAIRGTVSTVVDHIDHIVKVAGIDHVGIGSDFDGIDSWPVGLEDVSDYPRITEELLRRGYSEADVHKILGGNALRVLREAEVVAKRLQAEKTPPQVDDIKHVRKDEDD, via the coding sequence ATGATGGAAGCGAGAGTGGCGGGGGCCTGGACGTGCGCTGCGATGGCCATGGTTTTTGCGGGATCCGCGAAGGCGCAGGCCGACGACCTGCCTCCGGTCTCCGAACGGGCCCGCGCCGTGCATGCCGCCGGCATGCTGTTCGACGGCCACAACGACTATCCCTGGTTGATGCGCGCCCAGAACGACCTGGGGATGAAGAAGTTCGACTTCGCCGGCCACGTCGAACCCGGTCAGACGGACGTCCCCCGGCTCCGAAAGGGGGGCCTCAAGGCCCAGTTCTGGTCGGTCTACATCCCCAGTGAGCATGCCAACCCCACGAAGACCGTGGTCGAGCAGATCGACTTCGTGAACCGGCTTGTCGAGAAGTACCCGAACGACCTCCAACTCGCCCTGACGGCCGACGACGTGGAAAAGGCCGTTAAGGCGGGGAAGATCGCCAGCCTGATCGGGATCGAGGGGGGCGTGGCGATCGACGACAGCTTCGCCGAGTTGCGGGCCTTCCACGCGCTCGGCGCGCGATACATGACGCTGACCCACAACAAGACCCTGGCCTGGGCCGACGCCGCCAGCGACGAGCACAAACACGGAGGCCTGACTCCGTTCGGCGAGCGGATCGTCGCCGAGATGAACCGGCTGGGGATGCTGGTCGACATCTCGCACGTTTCGGCCGAGACCATGGACGACGTTCTGCGGGTCGCCAAGGCCCCGGTCATCGCCAGCCACTCCAGCGCCTTCGCGCTCTGTCCGGTCCCCCGGAACGTGCCCGACGACATCCTCGCCCGCCTGAAGTCGAACGGGGGCGTCGTGATGGTCAACTTCTACTCGGGCTTCCTGGTCCCCGAGTCGGGCAAGAAGTCCCGCGAAGCGAAGGCCGCGATCCGCAAGGCCCACCCCGACAAGGCCGAGCGCGACAAGGCCCTTGCCGACTGGTACAAGAACGACGCCAAGGCGATCCGAGGCACCGTCTCCACCGTCGTCGATCACATCGACCACATCGTGAAGGTGGCGGGAATCGACCACGTCGGGATCGGCTCGGACTTCGACGGGATCGACTCCTGGCCCGTCGGCCTGGAGGACGTGTCGGACTACCCGAGGATCACCGAGGAACTCCTCCGCCGGGGATATTCCGAAGCCGACGTCCACAAGATCCTGGGCGGCAACGCCCTTCGCGTCCTGCGCGAGGCCGAGGTCGTGGCGAAGCGGCTGCAAGCCGAGAAGACGCCGCCGCAGGTGGACGACATCAAGCACGTCCGGAAGGATGAGGACGATTGA